Genomic DNA from Marnyiella aurantia:
GCTTCCAGCCTCAATACGCTTCAGCAGTACAAATTTAATGAGGCGCTGTACATGCTGAAGACATTCGCTGTGGACGCGGAAGGCGAAACGCACGAACTTGTACAACTGTCCAAACTCCTGGAAGGTAAGAAGGTTCCCGACATCTTCCGTATGGCCGACGAGGTTGCCAGGGAAAATGGGATTGCCTGGACCAGTACCGGTCCGCCTTCATTGGGTGAGATGAATATTTTTGAAGATGTAGCGGCCAAAGAATCGGATCCGAATGATATTTCCGCAAACGCACTCCGCATAACTACAAGGCCGGCGCAGGCAGACAGTGTGTTGGGTCCCAAAGCCCTTCTTGTAGTGCCGCGTCTGGTAGATGGCAACGGGAAACCAATTGAATTCAGTGGTGCTGCTTTAGAAACCATAATGGAAGTATACAGTGGAGGCAACAAGGTCTTTACTTCCAAAAATTTAATGCAGGACAATAAATTTTACGGCTTTACGCTGCGTTATGATAAACTTCCTGCCGAAAAGCTGCAGAATAATACGGTTGACATCACTGTCTCTGTTAAGACAACGGCGAAGACACTTAAGATGACCAATGTAGGTGTAAAAGTCAATCCGAATGCTTTAATGCAACCGCAGATTGCACCTCCGGCTGAACCGCTGGAAACAGAAGTCCAGGATCCTTCGCTTGCAGATCCGCTCGCAGATCCTGCTCCGGGAAGCTCACCTGCTCCGGCTGGCGACCCCAAGACCACAGTGCAGCGCTTTCTGAACGGCATCAGTACCCAGAATTTGCGTTCTGCCTACGAGGTGTCCAGTAATCCTGCATGGGGAACCTATGATAAATTTTCTAATCCTAACTCTGGTTTCGGCAGCGTGAAAAGTGTAAATGTGAAGAATATTTCAACTTCCGCTTCAAATCCAAATTCCGCTTCCGTATCTGCTGCGTATGATGTGACAGATAAGAACGGCAACACTTCGGCACTTAATGTTACTTTCGGTCTGAAGAATGTAAATGGAGAGTGGAAAATATCCAGTTATAATATAAAATAGAATGTCAGCAGACTTAGTACAAAGGCTTGAAAATGCAATTGAAACCGTGCCCAATTTTCCTCATGATGGTATTATGTTTCGCGACATCACGCCCATTTTTTTGGATCACCTGCTTTATGCTGATGTGATTTTGAATTTAGCCGAATTCAGCAGAGGGAAGGTTGATGCGGTATGTGGTATTGAAAGTCGGGGCTATCTTTTTGGGATTGCTGTTGCAGTGGCCATTGGGGTGCCATTCATCCTTATACGTAAGAAGGGCAAACTTCCGCCACCGTTCGTTGCAGAGAAATATGATCTTGAATATGGGTCTGCGGAGATTGAGATGCGTGAAGGCCAGTTAAAGCCCGGTCAGCGTGTATTGATTCATGACGATTTGCTTGCTACAGGAGGCACTACCGAAGCTGCAGCACGTCTGGTACAGAAGCAGGGCGCCACTGTTTCGCAATTTAGTTTCCTGATTGGTTTAAGAGGTTTGCAGGGCGAGCAGAAACTGGCGCAGTTTGATGCGGAAATTCACAAAATTCTTGAGTATTAAAAGTTTCTGGAGCATTGTAACAAAAATTTTGTTAATCATTCTGAAACCACTAAATTTGCACTTCAATTTTACATAAATTATGGCAAAACATAAACAAAACGAAAAAACTCCGGAAGGTAAGGAAACAGTTGAATTCTTCAAGGATCTGGATAAGGAAGCTTTGCAGACTGAGCGTTTTCTGGAGAAGAACTCCAAAATTCTGGTTATTTTGTTTGTTTCAATGGTGGCTGCCGTGCTGGTGTACTTTGCGTACCAGCAATTTGTTGTGGCTCCTAAAAATCTGGAAGCTACCAAAAGCTATCTGGCTGCACAGAAAAATTTGGCCGAAGGTAATAACGCTGAAGCATTGGGTGGGAAATCTGCGGCTAATCCAGGGTTCCTGGGTACTGCAAAGGAATACACCAATACATCTGTAGGGAAACTTTCTGCTTATAATGCAGGTCTTCTTAAATTTAAAGAAGGCAAATACCAGGAAGCCTATGATTTGCTGGATCAGTTCTCATCAGATAATGAAGTCCTGATGGCTCTTAAATATGGCGCTATGGCCGATGCTCAGTCTAATCTGAACAGAAATGACGAGGCACTTTCGCTGCTTGAAAAAGCAATGAATGCTTCAGACGATCCTTATACCAAATATTACTTTACCCGAAAAGCCGGTACAGTAGCGCTCGCGCTTAATAAAAAGGATCTGGCGAAGAAGTATTTCACTTCCGTAGATGAGAAGTTCAAGGATTACGACAACGGAATGTCCGACGCTTATATTGAAATGGTAAAATACTTCTAAATATGGCAACAGTTAATCTTTCAGATTACAAACCATTACATATACAAAATGCTGATTCTTTCCGAATTGGCATTGTTGTTTCAGAGTGGAATGATTTTGTAACCCACAACCTTCGCGACGGTGCAGTAGAAGTACTTACCACAGAAGGCGTGAAGCGCGAAAATATTTTGGTTTTCAGCGTTCCCGGTGCATTTGAACTAAGCTATGCCTCCATGCAGCTTTGTAAAGAGAAACAGTTTGATGCTGTAATTGCAGTTGGCTGTGTGATACGCGGAGAAACTTCGCATTTCGACTATGTATGCCAGGCTGTGACGCACGGCATTAAAGACTGTAATATCCTTACAGATACACCCACCATTTTCTGCGTTTTAACAGACGATACCAAAGAGCAGTCCATTGCCAGGAGTGGCGGTACTTTAGGAAATAAAGGGGTGGAGGCTGCCGTTACGGCACTGCAGATGATTGGTTTCCGAAATAAATACGGAAAATAACCTTCAGAGCTAATTCCTGAAGCCGAAAGGTTACCTCACCGTCGTTATGTGATCAGGTGAGGCACAAACCGGCTTTGGTTGTTGGTAATCAGGTTTACACTTTCACGCACACCAATTCCCGCCGCTTCCTGACCGACGATCCAACTCCCAATCACGGGAAAATTCCCGCTGAAATCAGGAAGGTCAAATAACTGCTGATAGATATATCCTTCCTTTCCGTAAGTTCCGCTGTTTTCTTCAATAGGACGGTAATTTTTGAAGAGCGATATATTTGCTCCCTCACGCGAATAGAGTGGCTTTTTGGCATAGCTCACGAGATGACGCGGCTCAAAATAACTCTCCAGAAGATAAGGATGGTTGGGATACAGTTCCCAAAGTACGGGAAGCATAGCTTTTGACGAAGCCAGCATTTTCCACGCCGGCTCAATCCACTGTGTTTTGTGCAGATTGCCTGCCAGGTTTTTCCCAAAATCTTCTGCCAGAATCCACTCATAGGGATAGAGTTTGAAGATCACCTGCATCACCTCTCGGTTTTCGTCAATAAATTCCTTAATTTCTTCAGCCCAGCCTATATCCTGAACTGCTATGTATTGCGTTTCCAGACCAGCCTGCGAGGCGCAGTCGCGCATATATTCTACCGTGGTTACATCTTCAATATTGGTCAGGGAAGCAAAGTGTACGAAATCGCAGCTAAGGTAAGGTTTCAGGTGCTTCCAGTACTCAATCAGTTTTTCGTGGATGGAATTAAACTGGTCATTATTTGGGAATTTATCCTTCAGCCAATACCATTGTATTACAGATCCTTCAAATAGTGAGGTTGGCGTATCGGCATTAAACTCCAGAAGTTTGATTTGATGACCGTCGTACCCCAGATCAAACCTGCCGTATATGGATGGTGCATCGTTTTCCCAGCTGTCGGTGATGGGTTTTCGGAACCATTCGGGGATCTGGAATTTAAAGAAGAGGTTTTTAGAAATTACATGTTCCACGGCTTCCAGGTACATATCCCATAATTCCTGTGTAGCCTTTTCGAGTTGGTCTACTTCGTTGCGGTCAAATTCATAGTATGCGCTTTCATCCCAATAGGCATCGTCCAGCGAATGGAAACCAAATCCGAGATCTTCCAGTTTCTGCTGCCAGTTTTGACGTGGGATAGTAGGGATCCTGTTCATAATCAGGATGAGGCACTGAAGCCCGATTTGCCCATTCCACCTCTTACCACATTCCCTTTATAGGCGTTTCGTCCAACATTGGAACTAGGTGAAAGCGCGCCATTATAGTACCCCCGCTGGAAACCGTTTGCTCCGGAAAAGCCGTAAGGTCTGAAAACATGATACAGCAGCAGCCCCGTCATAAAACCATGTGCCGGACTGTAGCCTGCCGTAGAATCCGAACGCATATATACTTTTTTCTCACCGTCCCAGGACTTCTCTTCAGGAGTGGGAGAGCAGCTGGCTAAAATTCCGCTTACGAAAACTAGGGTGATTTGCTTGCTTTTTTTCATGATCTTATTGAACGGTGATATAGAATTCGTAGTCTTTCTTAGCTGTCTGCTCCACAGTGCCTCCATTCTGCTCTACAGTCACCAGAGTGTCCCCTAATGCAGGAATGGTGTCCATATTAATGATTTCCCTGGCCAGACTGTTGTTTACCCACACTTTATGGCGTGTAACAAGTACATCTGCCGAGTCCAGGTGTTGAACGGAAACCTCTGTTTCGATCGAAGATTTTTTAGGAACGGACTGAACTGTTTCGTCCGTAGGCTGCCCGCTGCTGCAGGAGATCACCAGTAAAAGGGGAAGTGCAGAACTGAGTCGGCGTATTTTTTGATGCATCGTTTCTGTTATAAAAATCAAAAGTAGTAAATACTTATTTATTTTGTCAGAATATATAAATTTGAACATCAAACTTAATTAAATAAACTATGAAATGGACTGGGGACCGTAGCGGTAATGTGGACGACAGAAGAGGTGCCGGCAGTGGTGGAATGCTGGTAGGCGGCGGATTGGGCTCGCTTATTATTGCCGCCATCGTATTTTTCCTGGGTGGAGACCCTTCAGCTATCCTCAGTACCGGAGGATCATCCACTGCACAAACTGAGCAGCGTGACCTAACACAGGAGGAACTGCAGGTGCGGGAGTTTGTTCAGATGATCACTGCAGAGAATGAACAGACCTGGGATAAAATATTTTCGGAGAACGGTATGCAGTACAGCCCTGCAAAAGTGGTGATGTTTGAAGGGATGACACAATCCGGCTGCGGAACCGCACAGGATGCTATGGGACCTTTTTACTGTCCCTCGGATCAGTCCATTTATATGGATATGAGTTTCTTTTCCGAATTGCAGAGCCGGTTTGGTGCAGAAGTCACTGAGTTTTCTGTAGCGTACGTGATGGCTCATGAAATGGGACATCATGTTCAGAATTTATTGGGAACTCTGCAGAAAACAGAACAGCTTAGACGAAGCGGTAACTATTCTGAAACGGATATGAACCAGGTTTCAGTCGCTACGGAATTACAGGCGGACTTTTACGCTGGATTATGGGCACGTTATACCGAAAACCGTGAGAAATTTCTGGAACCGGGTGACCTGGAAGCTGCGATGAGTGCGGCTGAAGCTGTGGGTGATGATAATATACAGAAGCGGTCTCAGGGTTATGTAAATCAGGAAAGTTTCACTCACGGTAGCTCAGCACAGCGAAAAGAGTGGTTTATGAAAGGTTACAACACCGGCGATATCAGGCAGGGTGACACCTTCAATGCATTACTTAAATAAGATTTAACAGTTTTGGAAATTCCTGCTTATATTTAGGCAGGAATTTTTGTTTATGAGCCTCTACTTCATTGCATTCGAACCACCGCCGGAAGTCTCAGATGAGATCAGGCTAATCGCGAAGGACTTCGCTGTACGATTTGGCGCCGAACGGGCGTACAACAGCTTCCCGCATATTACTTTGATCCCGCCTTTCAGTTTTGATGAGCAAAATGAAAGTGAAGTTGTAGGTAAGTTTATGAAAATGATCCTGACGGTAAATCCTTTTTGGATGCGTTTAACAGGCTATAACTGCTTCAACAAACCCCAGAATCCTGTTATATATCTTGAGCCGGAATCTAACAAAGAACTTCAGAAAATTTATTCCGAAACCAATTCTGCGATGTCTGCGTTTAATTATGCCGGCCATTTTCATCCTCACCTTACCGTGGCGTTCCGTGACCTAAGTCCCGAAGCATTTTTAAAGGCATGGGAGCAATATTGCAGTAAGAAAGTTGACTTTAATTTTCCTGTAGAAAAAATCAGCCTTTATAAGCACCTGCACGGGAAGTGGCATCCCATTGCTTACCGGGACCTTCCTTCAGCAAAATAATTAAGCCACCGGATCCGGTGGCTTAATTTGTCAGATACTGTCCGATGAATTCAATATTTTCTCCAGAATCTTCATTGTTATCAGGTACGTTGGCTTTACACCTGTCAGACCGAGTCCTCCAGAGGATAAGGTTGAACCTGTTTCAAGTGGATTATCAGATGCATAATAGGCGTAACATACAAAAAGGTCGGGTGAAATATGATGCCTGATCTTGGAGGCAACCTGAATTGCTTTATGATAATGCGCGCCTTCCATTTCCAGACCCACCGCGTTCCAGGTCGTATTCATAAAATAGGTTAAAATGTCTTTGTTCTGTAGGGAAGTACCCAAAACTGTGATCATTGAACCTTCGTAAGCTTTTATCTCATCATCTTCAAAATCCTCAAGTTTAAGGGCGTTTTCGAAAACATAATTATCTGCCGTGCCCTCAAAGATATGAGAGGTGGGAATCATAATGTCACCTTTGGCTCCTGTTAAAATTCCGGCTTTACCCATAATCGATATGGATTTCACCTTCATTGTGTAAACTTCCTGATTATGTTCATAGGGTCTCAGCAATTCGTCCATAATCTCGTAAGCCTGCTCACCGAAAGCATAGTCAAAAACAAGAATTACATCCTCACCATCATATTTAATGTTCTGGAATGGGGAGTTTGTAAGATCTACCTTGCTTAAATCAATAATCTGGACGTCAATATTACTCCCGCTGTTGTCATCAATATAGATAAGACCCTGACTTTCGGAATAATCCAGGACTTTTTCCTGCAGTGGCCTCTGATTGCTGATTTCCTGATAAAAAGAATAGTCCACTTCTTTGCTGGATTTGCGGCCCACCGCATCATTTCCGTAAAGCATATTTTTTACCGAATGCATATTAGCCGAGATAATATGCAGCGGCCGCATGTGAAGGTCGTTGGTAGCCAAAACTTCCTTAACCCGGTTGGCCCATTTCTCACCAAAAAGGTGATGACCCACACGTTCCCTAAGGATAGCACTGAAGTAGATTTCGCGTTCGCGAACCCCTTTCATATCGTCCAGGCTGGTCTTGCCCAGATAATAGATGATCTTAAACAGGCGGTCCGGATTAGTATCATCTCCAAAACTGTTGTAGGCATGGAGAACTTCGTCAAAAGTCCTTCCCAACAGCGATGAAAGGTGTATAAGAGCAATTTCCTTTTCTTTGCGGCTTAGTTTATTCTGACCTTTCGCAACTTCTTCTATAATCCTCCAGGTTCTGGTGGGTTTGTAATCCTCATCCTTACGGTAACCCAGTTCGCGGATTTTATCGGCTTCTATATAAAGAAAGGTAAGATGTGTAAGGATATCATAGATTTCGGAACGGCCCAGAAGGACCTCAATATTCATCTGCTGTTCGTCAATACGGTAGCAGTTACGGCGGCGCTTCTTCGGTACAATAATCTCAAAACTGCCTTTTTCAAAGCCCTCGTCCGAAGTAAGGTGAACAAACGCAGTTTCTTCAATCCCAGCCGGCAACCGGTCCAGCACATAAAGTAACCCATCTAGTTCCACCTTGTTGGATACGGCCATAGAACCGTAAATTTCAGGCGAGATGACCATAAGAAGATTTC
This window encodes:
- a CDS encoding adenine phosphoribosyltransferase, whose translation is MSADLVQRLENAIETVPNFPHDGIMFRDITPIFLDHLLYADVILNLAEFSRGKVDAVCGIESRGYLFGIAVAVAIGVPFILIRKKGKLPPPFVAEKYDLEYGSAEIEMREGQLKPGQRVLIHDDLLATGGTTEAAARLVQKQGATVSQFSFLIGLRGLQGEQKLAQFDAEIHKILEY
- a CDS encoding tetratricopeptide repeat protein; amino-acid sequence: MAKHKQNEKTPEGKETVEFFKDLDKEALQTERFLEKNSKILVILFVSMVAAVLVYFAYQQFVVAPKNLEATKSYLAAQKNLAEGNNAEALGGKSAANPGFLGTAKEYTNTSVGKLSAYNAGLLKFKEGKYQEAYDLLDQFSSDNEVLMALKYGAMADAQSNLNRNDEALSLLEKAMNASDDPYTKYYFTRKAGTVALALNKKDLAKKYFTSVDEKFKDYDNGMSDAYIEMVKYF
- the ribH gene encoding 6,7-dimethyl-8-ribityllumazine synthase, which encodes MATVNLSDYKPLHIQNADSFRIGIVVSEWNDFVTHNLRDGAVEVLTTEGVKRENILVFSVPGAFELSYASMQLCKEKQFDAVIAVGCVIRGETSHFDYVCQAVTHGIKDCNILTDTPTIFCVLTDDTKEQSIARSGGTLGNKGVEAAVTALQMIGFRNKYGK
- a CDS encoding glutathionylspermidine synthase family protein; translation: MNRIPTIPRQNWQQKLEDLGFGFHSLDDAYWDESAYYEFDRNEVDQLEKATQELWDMYLEAVEHVISKNLFFKFQIPEWFRKPITDSWENDAPSIYGRFDLGYDGHQIKLLEFNADTPTSLFEGSVIQWYWLKDKFPNNDQFNSIHEKLIEYWKHLKPYLSCDFVHFASLTNIEDVTTVEYMRDCASQAGLETQYIAVQDIGWAEEIKEFIDENREVMQVIFKLYPYEWILAEDFGKNLAGNLHKTQWIEPAWKMLASSKAMLPVLWELYPNHPYLLESYFEPRHLVSYAKKPLYSREGANISLFKNYRPIEENSGTYGKEGYIYQQLFDLPDFSGNFPVIGSWIVGQEAAGIGVRESVNLITNNQSRFVPHLIT
- the ypfJ gene encoding KPN_02809 family neutral zinc metallopeptidase: MKWTGDRSGNVDDRRGAGSGGMLVGGGLGSLIIAAIVFFLGGDPSAILSTGGSSTAQTEQRDLTQEELQVREFVQMITAENEQTWDKIFSENGMQYSPAKVVMFEGMTQSGCGTAQDAMGPFYCPSDQSIYMDMSFFSELQSRFGAEVTEFSVAYVMAHEMGHHVQNLLGTLQKTEQLRRSGNYSETDMNQVSVATELQADFYAGLWARYTENREKFLEPGDLEAAMSAAEAVGDDNIQKRSQGYVNQESFTHGSSAQRKEWFMKGYNTGDIRQGDTFNALLK
- a CDS encoding 2'-5' RNA ligase family protein, which codes for MSLYFIAFEPPPEVSDEIRLIAKDFAVRFGAERAYNSFPHITLIPPFSFDEQNESEVVGKFMKMILTVNPFWMRLTGYNCFNKPQNPVIYLEPESNKELQKIYSETNSAMSAFNYAGHFHPHLTVAFRDLSPEAFLKAWEQYCSKKVDFNFPVEKISLYKHLHGKWHPIAYRDLPSAK
- a CDS encoding DUF6909 family protein, which translates into the protein MATNLRARETTEAIERLYVTMRHLFYRGFFKPGGVSGESIRNLLMVISPEIYGSMAVSNKVELDGLLYVLDRLPAGIEETAFVHLTSDEGFEKGSFEIIVPKKRRRNCYRIDEQQMNIEVLLGRSEIYDILTHLTFLYIEADKIRELGYRKDEDYKPTRTWRIIEEVAKGQNKLSRKEKEIALIHLSSLLGRTFDEVLHAYNSFGDDTNPDRLFKIIYYLGKTSLDDMKGVREREIYFSAILRERVGHHLFGEKWANRVKEVLATNDLHMRPLHIISANMHSVKNMLYGNDAVGRKSSKEVDYSFYQEISNQRPLQEKVLDYSESQGLIYIDDNSGSNIDVQIIDLSKVDLTNSPFQNIKYDGEDVILVFDYAFGEQAYEIMDELLRPYEHNQEVYTMKVKSISIMGKAGILTGAKGDIMIPTSHIFEGTADNYVFENALKLEDFEDDEIKAYEGSMITVLGTSLQNKDILTYFMNTTWNAVGLEMEGAHYHKAIQVASKIRHHISPDLFVCYAYYASDNPLETGSTLSSGGLGLTGVKPTYLITMKILEKILNSSDSI